In Synechococcus sp. KORDI-100, a single window of DNA contains:
- a CDS encoding anhydro-N-acetylmuramic acid kinase, producing MRCLGLMSGTSADGVDAVLAEFKGSSRQPRWSLLQHQFIPYPATLQERIVRAGQGDPLAAEDWLELSESITEVQANAAEACDPAASAALVGCHGQTMWHRPPSQERRGASWQLLQAPLLARLLNRPVVHDFRAADLALGGQGAPLVPRADAALLGGIDGWRGLLNLGGIANITLIPPRDGPDRHAQVLGWDCGPANSLIDLAVHRFSQGRLGIDQDGAMAAAGSCLEQTVQGWLQHPYLQAIPPKSTGRELFGAQDLEQRLSQLDGHSASDVVATLTGFTAALVAQDLEQLRSREGISPLELVVAGGGRRNPVLMQELRQRCRGLQLRSSDELGLPAEAREALVFALLAWWHLRLHPANAPAITGAQRETILGVLVHPM from the coding sequence ATGCGCTGCCTCGGGCTGATGAGCGGCACCAGCGCCGATGGCGTGGATGCGGTGCTGGCCGAGTTCAAGGGAAGCAGCCGTCAGCCGCGCTGGAGCTTGCTTCAGCATCAGTTCATCCCCTATCCAGCCACGCTTCAGGAAAGGATCGTGCGTGCCGGGCAGGGAGATCCACTGGCAGCCGAGGACTGGCTGGAGCTGTCTGAAAGCATCACCGAAGTGCAGGCCAACGCGGCCGAGGCCTGTGATCCGGCCGCCAGCGCAGCCCTTGTGGGATGCCACGGGCAGACCATGTGGCATCGACCACCCAGCCAGGAGCGCCGCGGTGCCAGCTGGCAACTCTTGCAGGCTCCGCTGCTGGCGCGCCTCCTGAACAGACCCGTGGTCCACGACTTCCGCGCCGCCGACTTGGCTCTTGGGGGCCAGGGAGCGCCCCTGGTTCCGCGAGCCGATGCCGCCCTGCTCGGTGGGATCGATGGCTGGCGAGGCCTGCTCAATCTTGGCGGCATCGCCAACATCACCCTGATTCCTCCGCGCGACGGACCAGACCGCCATGCCCAAGTTCTGGGCTGGGACTGCGGCCCGGCCAACAGCCTGATCGATCTGGCAGTTCATCGATTCAGCCAGGGACGTCTTGGCATTGACCAGGACGGCGCCATGGCCGCAGCGGGGAGTTGTCTCGAGCAGACGGTGCAGGGCTGGCTGCAGCATCCCTACCTGCAGGCGATTCCACCCAAGTCGACGGGGCGGGAGCTGTTCGGCGCGCAGGATCTTGAACAACGCCTATCGCAACTGGATGGGCACTCAGCCTCTGATGTGGTGGCGACACTCACCGGCTTCACAGCCGCCCTTGTGGCGCAAGACCTGGAGCAACTGCGGAGCAGGGAGGGAATCAGCCCTCTCGAGCTGGTGGTCGCCGGGGGCGGGCGACGCAACCCGGTGTTGATGCAGGAACTGCGGCAGCGCTGCCGTGGCCTGCAGCTGCGCAGCAGTGATGAACTCGGCTTGCCAGCGGAAGCCAGGGAGGCCCTGGTGTTTGCCCTGCTGGCCTGGTGGCACCTGAGACTCCATCCTGCCAACGCTCCGGCCATCACAGGAGCGCAGCGGGAAACCATCCTGGGCGTTCTTGTGCACCCGATGTGA
- a CDS encoding TrkA family potassium uptake protein, with the protein MKEWWNWSPLQGSERLGFAVIGVGRFGSAVCRELIQNGADVLAVDRSSRAVDELRQLEPAIEARVVDCTDEESLREAGVLEMGTVVVAMSEPIEASITATLIAKDSDGSRVQQVIARATSDLHEKMLKRVGADRVIFPSRMQGERLGRELIRPNLMERLKLDETHGIEEIKVPEPFVGQSLRDLNLRKNFRVNVLAAGPQRSLMVNPPASHVLEQGHLLVVMGLMEDLQKLPRT; encoded by the coding sequence ATGAAGGAATGGTGGAACTGGAGCCCACTGCAGGGCAGTGAGCGTCTTGGGTTCGCCGTGATTGGCGTGGGACGCTTCGGCAGCGCCGTCTGCCGGGAACTGATCCAGAACGGTGCCGATGTGCTGGCGGTGGATCGCTCATCACGGGCCGTGGATGAGCTGCGTCAGCTGGAGCCCGCCATCGAGGCGAGAGTGGTGGACTGCACCGATGAGGAATCCCTGCGCGAAGCAGGCGTGCTCGAGATGGGCACCGTCGTGGTGGCGATGAGCGAACCGATTGAGGCGAGCATCACCGCCACCCTGATCGCCAAGGACAGCGATGGCAGCCGGGTGCAACAGGTGATCGCAAGGGCCACAAGCGATCTGCACGAAAAGATGCTGAAGCGCGTCGGTGCAGACCGCGTCATCTTTCCCTCCCGCATGCAGGGAGAACGACTGGGGCGGGAGCTGATCCGACCCAACCTGATGGAACGCCTCAAGCTCGACGAAACCCATGGCATCGAAGAGATCAAGGTTCCGGAACCCTTTGTTGGCCAGTCACTCCGTGATCTCAATCTGCGCAAGAACTTCCGGGTGAATGTTCTGGCCGCGGGCCCGCAACGAAGCCTGATGGTGAATCCACCCGCATCGCATGTGCTGGAACAGGGACACCTGCTCGTGGTGATGGGCCTGATGGAAGACCTGCAGAAACTTCCCAGGACCTGA
- a CDS encoding TrkH family potassium uptake protein, giving the protein MPFRKVLTRSQAWQRRLTVPQFTVVTGLLVILLGTLLLATPLCSGSQVGLWEALFTATSAITVTGLSIIDVGTDLTGFGQAVLAVMILAGGLGLMAITTFLQGFVVKGTGLRRRLDRGKALDEFGVGGVGRTFRGIAFTAAVLILIGATVLYGFGFSDIPDRGERLWAALFHSISAYNNAGFGLWSDSLERYRSNGVVNLVVMLLIVMGGLGWRVTSDMAGQLLSHRRRRLSLHTRLVLRTTILLVLIGAVGLVLTEWLNSGQNFLTLPWSERWLAALFQSVTARTAGFNTVPISVETITESGTLLVMTLMFIGASPGGTGGGIKTTVVAALMAATRSTLRGRDAVVIRNREISEKVVLRAVGITVSSLLFVLVMTLLVSFASNFNGRDDFTFLAMLFTCISAFATVGLDMGVTSELSHFGQGVLLVGMFVGRLGIWLLLSAIWDAMSQEQNHLHRQNRIGYPHEDLYV; this is encoded by the coding sequence GTGCCCTTCCGCAAGGTCCTCACACGCAGCCAGGCCTGGCAACGGCGACTGACGGTGCCGCAGTTCACCGTGGTCACAGGTCTTCTGGTGATCCTGCTCGGCACCTTGCTCCTGGCCACGCCGCTTTGTTCGGGCTCGCAGGTCGGACTCTGGGAGGCCCTGTTCACAGCCACATCCGCGATCACGGTCACCGGCCTGTCGATCATTGATGTGGGGACTGATCTCACCGGTTTCGGCCAGGCCGTGCTCGCCGTGATGATCCTCGCTGGAGGGCTGGGACTGATGGCGATCACCACGTTTCTGCAGGGATTTGTGGTGAAGGGGACGGGCCTGCGACGTCGCCTGGACCGCGGCAAGGCTCTGGATGAATTCGGCGTCGGCGGCGTCGGCAGAACCTTCCGCGGTATCGCCTTCACAGCTGCAGTCCTGATCCTGATCGGTGCCACGGTTCTGTATGGCTTCGGTTTCAGCGACATCCCCGATCGTGGCGAGCGACTCTGGGCCGCCCTGTTTCACAGCATCTCCGCCTACAACAACGCCGGCTTCGGACTCTGGAGCGACAGCCTCGAGCGCTACCGCAGCAACGGGGTGGTGAATCTGGTGGTCATGCTGCTGATCGTGATGGGCGGTCTTGGCTGGCGGGTCACCAGCGACATGGCTGGCCAGCTGCTGAGCCACCGTCGCCGACGGCTCAGCCTGCACACCCGACTCGTTCTGAGAACCACGATCCTGCTGGTGCTGATCGGAGCCGTTGGCCTGGTGCTGACGGAATGGCTCAACAGCGGGCAGAACTTTCTGACGCTGCCCTGGTCGGAACGTTGGCTTGCTGCTCTCTTCCAATCCGTCACGGCCCGCACCGCCGGCTTCAACACAGTGCCGATCTCGGTCGAGACGATCACCGAATCAGGCACGTTGCTGGTGATGACGCTGATGTTCATCGGCGCCAGTCCCGGCGGAACGGGAGGTGGCATCAAAACCACTGTGGTGGCGGCCCTGATGGCCGCGACGCGCTCCACCCTGCGCGGCCGAGATGCTGTTGTGATCCGCAACCGTGAAATCTCGGAGAAAGTGGTGCTGAGGGCCGTCGGCATCACGGTGTCCTCCCTGCTGTTCGTGCTGGTGATGACCCTGTTGGTCAGCTTCGCCAGCAATTTCAACGGCCGGGACGACTTCACCTTTCTGGCCATGCTGTTCACCTGCATCTCCGCCTTCGCCACGGTTGGCCTGGACATGGGAGTCACCAGCGAACTGAGCCATTTCGGTCAGGGGGTTCTGCTGGTGGGAATGTTCGTGGGACGTCTCGGGATCTGGTTGCTGCTGAGCGCGATCTGGGACGCCATGAGCCAGGAGCAGAACCATTTGCATCGTCAGAATCGAATCGGATACCCGCACGAGGATCTGTATGTCTGA
- the hflX gene encoding GTPase HflX, whose protein sequence is MKQAHLAGRTRGLRPKQHRQLDRLSHRRHPESAGADLLTLERLADLAAELVQPLHLVLDGRGLCRLLWVGPLSGSESLLQHLPEAPRRQAGGWRLVSCCHQQSLHPNPKDAVVALDLAPRSWLWFSDRPAPDGQRPAALLRPEPAETCGWYELGRGDLRQLCQGEHDPGGSAPLQRQVRSDSTERVLLLTLSTRDRIRNERDLSELEGLVRSAGARPVAVIRQRPGQTNAQTLWGTGKLQEAALEVRRNQASLVITDRELTPVQSRTLERLLDCPVMDRSELILDIFAQRAGSAAGRLQVELAQLRYRLPRLLGRGRSLSRQGGGIGTRGPGETQLEKDRRAIARRIERLLRDLRQLREHRSRLREQRRALPRVALVGYTNAGKSSLLNALCCRRESHRVLAENKLFATLDPTTRRLEMPCLGAAPKTLLLTDTVGFIRDLPEPLVEAFGATLEETLDADILLLVVDLADPDWSHQLITVHRLLDSLGSQSFRQVVANQIDRCSLDAIDAIRRQEPGCLFLSALRGDGLLGLQQWLLEQFFDPGAESGAMAGLDT, encoded by the coding sequence TTGAAGCAGGCTCACCTCGCCGGCCGCACCCGAGGTCTTCGCCCCAAGCAGCATCGTCAGCTGGATCGATTGAGCCATCGCCGCCATCCGGAAAGCGCGGGGGCTGATCTGCTCACGCTTGAACGTCTGGCGGATCTGGCCGCGGAACTGGTGCAACCGCTGCATCTCGTTCTCGACGGACGGGGACTCTGTCGGCTGCTCTGGGTTGGACCTCTTTCCGGCTCCGAATCACTGCTGCAGCACCTGCCGGAAGCACCACGCCGTCAGGCCGGGGGTTGGAGGCTGGTGAGCTGTTGCCATCAGCAGAGCCTGCACCCCAACCCGAAGGATGCCGTGGTGGCTCTCGACCTCGCACCACGGAGCTGGCTGTGGTTCAGCGACCGTCCAGCACCCGATGGTCAGCGTCCAGCAGCGCTGCTGCGCCCGGAGCCGGCGGAGACCTGCGGCTGGTACGAACTCGGTCGCGGCGACCTTCGGCAGCTCTGCCAGGGAGAGCACGACCCCGGCGGCAGCGCTCCGCTTCAACGGCAGGTCCGCAGCGACAGCACGGAACGGGTCCTGCTGCTCACCCTTTCCACACGTGACAGGATCCGCAACGAACGGGACCTGTCGGAACTGGAGGGGCTGGTGCGCAGCGCCGGCGCCAGGCCTGTCGCTGTGATCCGTCAACGGCCTGGACAGACCAACGCCCAGACGCTCTGGGGCACCGGCAAGCTGCAGGAGGCAGCCCTGGAGGTCCGCCGCAATCAGGCTTCGCTGGTGATCACCGACCGGGAGCTCACCCCGGTGCAATCCAGAACCCTGGAACGCCTGCTGGACTGCCCCGTGATGGACCGCAGCGAGCTGATCCTCGACATTTTCGCGCAGCGGGCCGGCAGCGCCGCAGGGCGACTGCAGGTGGAGCTGGCCCAGCTGCGCTACCGCTTGCCGAGACTCCTCGGCCGGGGTCGGAGCCTCTCCAGGCAGGGCGGAGGCATCGGCACCCGGGGGCCTGGGGAGACACAGCTTGAAAAAGATCGACGCGCCATCGCTCGCCGGATCGAGCGTCTGCTGCGCGATCTCAGACAGCTCCGTGAACACCGCAGCCGTCTGCGGGAACAACGCCGTGCCTTGCCCAGGGTGGCCCTCGTCGGCTACACCAACGCCGGCAAATCAAGCCTGCTGAATGCTCTGTGCTGCCGGCGCGAGAGCCACAGGGTTCTGGCGGAAAACAAGCTGTTCGCCACGCTGGATCCCACCACGCGGCGCCTGGAAATGCCCTGCCTTGGAGCAGCTCCGAAGACGCTCCTGCTGACCGACACGGTGGGCTTCATTCGAGATCTGCCGGAACCGCTGGTTGAAGCCTTCGGAGCCACCCTGGAGGAAACCCTCGATGCAGACATCCTTTTGCTGGTGGTCGACCTGGCCGACCCGGACTGGTCACACCAGTTGATCACCGTGCATCGACTGCTCGATTCACTCGGCAGTCAGAGCTTCCGCCAGGTCGTCGCCAATCAGATCGACCGTTGTTCCCTGGATGCCATTGATGCCATCCGTCGTCAGGAGCCCGGCTGCCTGTTCCTTTCAGCCCTGCGCGGAGATGGCCTGCTTGGCCTGCAGCAGTGGCTGCTTGAGCAGTTTTTTGATCCGGGGGCAGAATCAGGCGCAATGGCCGGTCTGGACACCTAA
- a CDS encoding NAD(P)/FAD-dependent oxidoreductase, whose translation MLQEPLSTNCSLIVGGGFGGLTAALSLAEQQPRSPVVLIEPGSQFLFQPHLYELLSDELQAWEVAPAYRDLISNRGISWIQDRVVSIDTSARTVSTASGHRLPWSQLLLACGSRPNDFGIPGVKDNALGFQNLDDVHTLKCLIRDLRQRRLSHAALVIVGAGPTGVELACKLADLLTGSARLHLIEQGATILPNSPAFNRERAVAALERRDVTVHLNTAVTAVTPTSVELGSGTPLAHHGLIWTAGSRPNLPEMLPAPAMAMGRLAIDATLRLVDQPSVFAIGDLSCCESDPWPSTAQVAMQQGVAVARSIHQQQQHQDEEPAPFRFEDRGEMLSLGIGDATLTGMGITLAGPLAFGIRRATYLTRLPGLSLGLRSAGAWLLGR comes from the coding sequence ATGCTGCAGGAGCCGTTATCCACCAACTGCTCCCTGATCGTGGGTGGTGGATTCGGCGGACTGACGGCAGCCCTGTCACTGGCTGAACAGCAACCCCGCAGTCCGGTTGTGCTGATCGAACCCGGGTCTCAGTTCCTGTTTCAGCCCCACCTGTATGAACTGCTGAGCGATGAGCTCCAGGCCTGGGAAGTGGCTCCTGCCTACAGGGATCTGATCAGCAATCGGGGGATCAGCTGGATCCAGGACCGGGTGGTCTCCATCGATACGAGCGCACGGACCGTCAGCACCGCTTCAGGGCATCGGTTGCCCTGGAGTCAGCTGCTGCTGGCCTGCGGCTCCCGTCCGAATGACTTCGGCATTCCCGGAGTCAAGGACAACGCCCTCGGATTTCAGAACCTCGACGATGTTCACACCCTGAAGTGTCTGATCCGTGATCTCCGCCAGCGGCGCCTCAGCCATGCAGCCCTGGTCATCGTCGGAGCCGGGCCCACCGGAGTGGAACTGGCCTGCAAACTGGCGGATCTTCTGACCGGCAGCGCCCGCCTGCACCTGATCGAACAGGGCGCGACAATCCTGCCGAACAGCCCGGCCTTCAATCGCGAGCGGGCTGTCGCAGCCCTGGAACGACGCGATGTCACGGTGCACCTGAACACGGCGGTGACCGCTGTGACGCCAACCAGTGTTGAGCTCGGCAGCGGAACTCCTCTCGCCCATCACGGTCTGATCTGGACGGCAGGGAGCCGTCCGAATCTCCCGGAGATGCTGCCGGCCCCTGCCATGGCGATGGGGCGGCTTGCCATCGATGCCACGTTGCGCCTCGTGGATCAACCTTCCGTGTTCGCCATCGGTGATCTGTCGTGCTGCGAAAGCGATCCCTGGCCAAGCACAGCCCAGGTGGCCATGCAGCAGGGGGTGGCCGTCGCCCGATCCATCCATCAGCAGCAGCAGCATCAGGATGAGGAGCCCGCACCGTTCCGTTTCGAAGATCGTGGAGAAATGCTGAGCCTCGGCATCGGTGACGCCACCCTCACCGGCATGGGCATCACCCTGGCGGGACCACTGGCCTTCGGAATTCGCCGGGCGACCTACCTCACACGACTGCCTGGCCTGTCTCTGGGGCTGCGCTCTGCAGGTGCCTGGCTGCTGGGTCGTTGA
- a CDS encoding phosphoadenylyl-sulfate reductase, with amino-acid sequence MTETSDGMVGTAIPGQTSAPAAKDLAVFRSQLDGLSAQQKLAWAVETYPETFALTTSFGIQSAVLLHLLSSLPAGRRIPVIWVDTGYLPSETYHYADTLTQSLGINLVVAQSALSPARMEALHGRLWETGDVADLELYHRIRKVDPLEQTFSSLGVDCWASGVRRKQTDLRQSMTWLDPIRGRLALHPLLDWTNRDVYYYMQENGLPQHPLFEQGYSTVGDWHSSGPDAAGQSGRDTRFGGLKQECGIHVPQPSGEGMMGDGI; translated from the coding sequence ATGACGGAGACGTCGGACGGCATGGTGGGCACAGCGATTCCTGGACAGACGTCAGCGCCTGCCGCGAAGGACCTTGCTGTGTTTCGCTCGCAACTCGACGGCCTTTCTGCCCAGCAGAAGCTGGCCTGGGCAGTGGAGACCTATCCCGAGACCTTCGCCCTCACGACCAGTTTCGGAATCCAGTCGGCGGTGTTGCTGCACCTGCTCAGCTCACTCCCAGCCGGGCGTCGGATCCCTGTGATCTGGGTGGATACCGGCTATCTGCCCAGCGAGACGTACCACTACGCCGACACGCTGACCCAGAGCCTGGGCATCAACCTGGTTGTGGCCCAGTCTGCGCTTTCTCCTGCACGGATGGAGGCGTTGCATGGTCGCCTCTGGGAAACGGGTGACGTTGCAGACCTGGAGCTTTATCACCGGATTCGGAAAGTCGATCCCCTCGAGCAGACGTTCTCGTCCCTTGGTGTTGACTGCTGGGCCAGCGGGGTGCGACGGAAGCAGACCGATCTGCGCCAGAGCATGACCTGGCTTGATCCGATCCGGGGTCGCCTGGCCCTTCACCCATTGCTGGATTGGACCAACAGGGACGTCTACTACTACATGCAGGAGAACGGTCTTCCCCAGCATCCCCTGTTTGAACAGGGCTACTCCACGGTTGGTGACTGGCATTCCAGTGGGCCGGATGCCGCCGGTCAGAGTGGCCGCGACACCCGCTTCGGCGGTCTGAAACAGGAATGCGGGATTCATGTTCCACAGCCGTCCGGTGAGGGGATGATGGGGGATGGCATCTGA
- a CDS encoding SLC13 family permease → MAQLISTLQDPQALISLAVLVLAVVLFISGALAPELTGLLSVGLLMAAGVLGPQEALAGFSSPALITLLGLFPVSAALFKSGALDRLRALIASERIRTSRRLIALMAFVIAPVSGVVPNTPVVASLLPVVENWCHRRGLSPSRVLLPLSFSTVLGGTLTLLGSSVNLLVSDISQQLGYGSLDLFSFTLISLPVWLTGAVYLVLAPRVLLPDRGSDGDDLAVSPERSSYCTEVTIPGDSELVGSSLHNSRLQRRFDVDVLELQRSGERLLPPLADRRLQAGDHLLLRVTRQDLLRLQQDHTVQLTTQRQDAGVSLDGAGSGQKTVEVLLPAGSTLAGASLRELRFRQRHNATVLALRRGQETVQERLGQVILREGDVLLLQAPLDSIRGLQASNDLLVLDRLEDDLPTVRRKPVAVSIAIGMLLLPTLTPVPLVASVLLATVAVVASGCLRPGELQRAIRLDVILLLGSLTSFSVALQKTGLADALATGLEQWLVGWPSYGSLMVLFIGTTLLTQVISNAASVALLAPVAVQLAPSLALPPTAMLITVLFGASQSFLTPVGYQTNLMVFGPGRYRFLDVTRYGSGLTLIMTLLVPALVLWRYGPS, encoded by the coding sequence ATGGCCCAGCTGATCAGCACCCTCCAGGACCCTCAGGCCCTGATCAGCCTTGCCGTGCTTGTTCTGGCCGTGGTGCTGTTCATCTCCGGAGCCTTGGCACCGGAGCTCACGGGACTTCTCAGCGTCGGTCTGCTGATGGCCGCGGGCGTTCTGGGACCACAGGAGGCACTGGCTGGTTTCAGCAGCCCCGCATTGATCACCTTGCTGGGCCTGTTCCCTGTTTCAGCAGCCCTGTTCAAAAGCGGCGCCCTCGATCGTTTGCGGGCACTGATCGCCTCAGAGCGGATCCGGACCTCCCGCCGCCTGATCGCCCTGATGGCCTTTGTGATCGCTCCGGTGTCCGGCGTGGTGCCGAACACACCGGTGGTGGCCTCCCTGCTGCCGGTGGTGGAGAACTGGTGCCATCGCCGCGGCCTGTCCCCCTCCCGGGTGTTGCTGCCCCTCTCCTTCTCAACGGTCCTGGGGGGAACCCTCACCCTGCTCGGCAGCTCGGTGAACCTGCTGGTCAGCGACATCAGCCAACAGCTGGGCTATGGATCCCTGGACCTGTTCAGCTTCACCCTGATCAGCCTGCCGGTCTGGCTGACGGGGGCCGTGTATCTGGTGCTGGCCCCAAGGGTTCTGCTGCCGGATCGTGGCAGCGACGGGGATGACCTGGCCGTCAGCCCGGAACGGAGCAGTTACTGCACGGAAGTCACCATCCCCGGGGATTCCGAACTGGTGGGCAGCTCCCTGCACAACAGCCGCCTGCAACGACGTTTCGATGTGGATGTCCTGGAGCTGCAACGCAGCGGTGAACGGCTGCTGCCGCCGTTGGCCGACCGTCGTCTGCAGGCCGGTGATCATCTGCTTCTGCGCGTCACCCGACAGGATCTGCTGCGGCTGCAACAGGATCACACCGTGCAGCTCACAACCCAGCGGCAAGACGCCGGAGTCAGTCTTGATGGCGCCGGCAGCGGGCAGAAAACCGTCGAGGTGCTGTTGCCGGCGGGGTCAACCCTGGCGGGAGCCAGTCTTCGGGAACTGCGCTTCCGTCAACGGCACAACGCCACAGTGCTGGCGCTGAGACGCGGACAGGAGACCGTGCAGGAACGACTGGGGCAGGTGATCCTTCGCGAAGGGGACGTGTTGCTGCTGCAGGCCCCACTGGATTCGATCCGAGGCCTGCAAGCCAGCAATGATCTGCTGGTGCTGGATCGACTGGAAGACGATCTGCCGACGGTCCGACGCAAACCCGTCGCCGTTTCAATCGCGATCGGCATGCTGCTGCTGCCAACCCTGACGCCGGTGCCATTGGTGGCTTCTGTGCTTCTGGCGACGGTGGCTGTGGTGGCCAGCGGCTGCCTGCGGCCCGGCGAGCTTCAGAGGGCGATCCGCCTCGATGTGATTCTGCTGCTGGGATCCCTCACCAGCTTCAGCGTCGCCCTCCAGAAAACCGGCCTCGCCGATGCTCTTGCCACGGGGTTGGAGCAATGGCTGGTCGGCTGGCCCAGCTACGGGTCGCTGATGGTGCTGTTCATCGGCACCACCCTGCTGACCCAGGTGATCAGCAATGCGGCCTCCGTTGCTCTGCTGGCCCCGGTGGCGGTGCAGCTGGCACCAAGCCTGGCCCTGCCGCCCACCGCCATGCTGATCACGGTGTTGTTTGGAGCCAGTCAGTCGTTCCTGACCCCCGTTGGCTACCAGACCAACCTGATGGTGTTCGGCCCCGGCCGCTACAGGTTCCTCGATGTCACTCGTTACGGCAGCGGACTGACGCTGATCATGACCCTGCTGGTTCCGGCGCTGGTCCTCTGGCGTTACGGACCAAGCTGA
- a CDS encoding ABC-F family ATP-binding cassette domain-containing protein: MLRLERVSKIYPTGEVLRDVTWEVKSGDRIGLVGVNGAGKSTQLRLIAGQEEPSSGQVVRQGDPRIAYLQQEFDVDLDRTVRQELFQAFGEAADVLNRQRQVEEEMAGEQASSDPDHLDALIQDLGQLQNRFESLHGYELEARIDKLLPTIGFTPEAAERPVRDYSGGWQMRIALGKILLQDPELLLLDEPTNHLDVETIQWLEGYLLEQSAALVVISHDRAFLDRVCNQIVSTERGISRSYLGNYTAHLEQKALEQEATQAAFDRQQKEIASQQAYIDRFRASATRSTQAKSREKLLEKVERIDAPIETVAGPSFRFPDAPRSGAQVALINNLTHSYGENILFMEATLEVERGDRIAFVGPNGAGKSTLLRLVMGMETPDEGLARLGEHNVVARYFEQNQAEALDLDKTVINTMFEAVPDWTQTQVRSLLGSFCFSNDTVFKQVGQLSGGEKARLALALMLLSPCNLLVLDEPTNHLDIPAKQMLEEALQAYEGATLLVSHDRYFISRVANRIVELRDGELVLYRGGYEYYLEKKEEERLAAEERRLASEREEKRKANLAKQRDRKERRKKAA; encoded by the coding sequence GTGCTTCGACTCGAGCGCGTCAGCAAGATTTATCCAACCGGTGAGGTGCTGCGCGATGTCACCTGGGAAGTCAAATCCGGCGACCGCATCGGCCTTGTTGGCGTCAACGGCGCCGGAAAATCCACCCAGTTGCGCCTGATCGCAGGCCAGGAGGAACCCAGCAGCGGGCAGGTTGTTCGCCAGGGGGATCCACGCATCGCCTATCTGCAGCAGGAATTCGATGTGGACCTGGATCGCACGGTCCGGCAGGAACTGTTCCAGGCCTTCGGCGAAGCCGCCGACGTCCTGAACCGCCAGCGGCAGGTTGAGGAGGAGATGGCTGGTGAGCAGGCCTCCAGTGACCCCGATCACCTCGACGCACTAATCCAGGACCTGGGTCAGCTGCAGAACCGCTTCGAGTCGCTGCATGGCTATGAACTCGAGGCGCGCATCGACAAACTTCTTCCGACCATCGGATTCACGCCGGAGGCCGCTGAGCGGCCTGTTCGCGACTATTCCGGAGGCTGGCAGATGCGCATCGCCCTAGGCAAGATCCTGCTTCAGGATCCCGAACTGCTGCTGCTGGACGAACCGACCAACCACCTGGACGTGGAAACGATCCAATGGCTTGAGGGGTATCTGCTGGAGCAGAGCGCTGCCTTGGTGGTGATCAGCCACGACAGGGCATTCCTCGATCGGGTCTGCAACCAGATCGTGTCAACCGAACGGGGCATCTCACGCAGCTATCTGGGCAACTACACAGCCCATCTGGAGCAGAAGGCCCTGGAGCAGGAAGCCACCCAGGCGGCCTTCGATCGTCAGCAGAAGGAGATCGCCAGCCAGCAGGCCTACATCGATCGCTTCCGAGCCAGCGCCACCCGCAGCACCCAGGCCAAGAGCCGGGAAAAGCTGCTGGAGAAAGTTGAACGGATTGATGCCCCGATCGAAACGGTGGCAGGCCCGAGTTTCCGTTTTCCGGATGCGCCGCGATCCGGCGCCCAGGTGGCGCTGATCAACAACCTCACCCACAGCTACGGCGAGAACATCCTGTTCATGGAGGCGACCCTTGAGGTGGAACGGGGAGACCGGATCGCCTTCGTGGGACCCAACGGAGCTGGCAAGTCGACGCTGCTGCGTCTGGTGATGGGCATGGAGACACCTGATGAAGGATTGGCCCGCCTCGGTGAACACAACGTGGTGGCCCGTTACTTCGAGCAGAACCAGGCGGAAGCCCTCGACCTCGACAAAACCGTGATCAACACAATGTTTGAAGCGGTGCCGGACTGGACTCAGACGCAGGTGCGCTCGCTGTTGGGGAGCTTCTGCTTCAGCAACGACACGGTGTTCAAGCAGGTTGGCCAGCTCAGCGGCGGAGAAAAGGCGCGGCTGGCACTTGCCCTGATGCTGCTCAGCCCCTGCAACCTGCTGGTGCTGGACGAACCCACCAACCACCTCGACATCCCTGCCAAACAGATGCTGGAGGAGGCACTTCAGGCCTATGAAGGGGCCACTTTGTTGGTGTCCCACGACCGATATTTCATCTCCAGGGTCGCCAACCGGATCGTGGAACTCCGCGACGGAGAGCTGGTGCTCTATCGAGGCGGTTACGAGTACTACCTCGAGAAGAAGGAGGAGGAAAGACTGGCTGCCGAGGAACGACGTCTGGCCAGCGAACGTGAAGAGAAGCGGAAGGCAAATCTTGCCAAGCAGAGGGACCGCAAGGAGCGCCGCAAAAAGGCGGCATGA